One genomic region from Deltaproteobacteria bacterium encodes:
- a CDS encoding patatin family protein, whose translation MGSKKKNTGLILTGGGARGAYQAGVLQGIAEIAKARTQTLPCDIISGASAGALNVGFISATADNFSRAARQLSAFWSTLKAESVFRTDVRSLGRIGVNWATDLTLGNVRKRKQAVSLVDTTPLKALIASRVPFNGITKHLSSGILNAVEVSALDYTTSENVSFIMSRQPRAAWVHPRRRSAFTKIKADHLIASASIPLLFPPIEVESRFYGDGCVRNPAPLSPAIRLGARRLLIVGVRHGRNHHIDRTDLGATDRPTIARILGVVLNALVMDTVEYDIDRLTRMNKMVESVPPELREQLPLKQIDCLAIQPSADVGEIAGQHFKRLPTILQYLIGGMGNAVEAAELASYLLFEPAFCSYLTELGRQDAHNRKDEIEDYLFGGAR comes from the coding sequence ATGGGCAGCAAAAAGAAAAATACTGGTCTGATCCTCACCGGTGGCGGCGCTCGCGGCGCCTACCAGGCCGGTGTGCTCCAAGGCATAGCCGAAATAGCCAAGGCGCGGACGCAGACACTCCCTTGCGACATTATTTCCGGTGCCAGTGCTGGAGCCCTGAATGTGGGATTTATCTCTGCTACTGCTGATAATTTTAGTCGGGCAGCACGGCAACTTTCCGCTTTTTGGAGTACTCTTAAGGCCGAAAGCGTCTTTCGTACGGACGTCCGCTCCCTAGGCCGCATCGGTGTCAACTGGGCAACCGACCTCACACTCGGCAATGTGCGAAAGCGCAAACAAGCGGTATCGCTTGTGGATACGACACCGCTCAAGGCCCTTATCGCCAGTCGCGTTCCGTTTAACGGTATCACCAAACATCTGAGTAGTGGGATCTTAAACGCCGTCGAAGTGTCCGCCCTCGATTACACAACCTCCGAGAATGTCTCTTTTATCATGTCGCGCCAGCCGCGCGCTGCCTGGGTGCACCCAAGGCGAAGGTCTGCATTCACGAAAATCAAAGCCGACCACCTTATAGCTTCGGCATCCATTCCCCTACTATTTCCACCCATCGAGGTAGAATCCCGCTTTTATGGTGACGGCTGCGTGCGTAACCCCGCACCTTTAAGCCCGGCCATTCGGCTTGGAGCCCGGCGCCTGCTGATTGTTGGGGTACGTCACGGGCGCAATCACCACATCGACCGTACCGATCTCGGCGCAACCGACCGGCCAACCATCGCGCGTATCCTAGGGGTCGTACTGAATGCCCTCGTGATGGACACGGTCGAATACGACATCGACCGCCTGACCCGCATGAATAAAATGGTGGAGAGTGTACCGCCGGAACTACGTGAGCAGTTGCCACTGAAACAAATCGATTGCCTCGCTATACAGCCGTCGGCCGACGTGGGCGAAATTGCTGGTCAGCATTTCAAGCGGCTTCCGACCATACTGCAGTATCTGATTGGCGGTATGGGTAACGCCGTCGAGGCTGCCGAGCTCGCTAGCTATCTCCTGTTTGAGCCAGCATTCTGCTCCTATCTTACAGAGTTAGGACGCCAGGATGCACATAACCGTAAAGACGAGATTGAGGACTATCTGTTTGGTGGCGCGCGCTGA
- a CDS encoding iron-sulfur cluster assembly scaffold protein, which produces MNPPNSKNASAVYQDRVLAHARQPVGYTESLDGAASRTVTNPLCGDEVTVMGRWDAGGKLQLGFHCRSCLLCKSSASIMVSSLAGKTKVDAQKLVALFQTSYQSMDPEQATKFQGDLRAIFDLQRYPTRMTCVLLPWDAVSKLLYN; this is translated from the coding sequence GTGAACCCTCCTAACTCGAAAAATGCGTCCGCAGTTTATCAGGACCGTGTTCTTGCCCATGCGCGCCAACCGGTTGGGTATACCGAGTCTCTGGATGGCGCAGCATCACGCACAGTCACCAATCCTCTCTGTGGCGACGAGGTCACTGTCATGGGGCGCTGGGACGCAGGGGGCAAGCTGCAGCTCGGTTTTCACTGCCGCTCCTGTCTCCTCTGTAAGTCCAGTGCCTCCATCATGGTCAGTAGCCTCGCGGGTAAGACCAAAGTCGATGCGCAGAAGCTGGTTGCGCTCTTTCAGACGTCCTATCAGAGCATGGATCCTGAGCAAGCGACGAAATTTCAAGGCGATTTGCGGGCTATTTTTGATTTGCAAAGATATCCAACGCGCATGACTTGCGTGCTCCTGCCATGGGACGCCGTATCTAAACTGCTGTATAATTAG
- a CDS encoding AgmX/PglI C-terminal domain-containing protein yields the protein MLTLSRLLSLSILLSAGGLASGDFVAVAAAKAQSQAKATKTGVSTKTWAGRPRGKGATAVPQAQAPAVAPKPVNAPAPVAPASWTAPGQDETEAREWRGERFAKKHGGLFVGLSLQQLAGGKGRIPEVRVIVTDIQQRETHLLRLDPSRLSAAAPGQMFIAATGKYAIKRIEVIDGSGIKRSWSGGDDSFKFAVKSYCLSNLGRWTFTPQGANGLAVTFESTPNTFKELGRSREDNSVAAVIDGTSGAVQAIFAGKKALFGATSATDGKGAPSGAGARQDVSASGQLAGLRLNEWHGEYFEKSRGAFFISLSLQNFRGGFTSEVQVYMTDLLHNNPVMVSLDPSRQPTSVAGQIWIAATGKYRLDKIELVDGTGAKRTWMGDADQQRYSVKKQCLSNLGRWIVRPQGADGLALTFEPIANPFKEQGKDRKDSSVAAVIDGKTGLVQEVFAGKKAINNAESDNSTTNELRRSITFTRQISMFYKLDLMRHNYHAKSIAAILNANDASVRRCYTDRLDFNDNLRGTLSFTFLLSKQSGTMAKLKHTGGSANDPKLAECVYLALSSMQFPVPDNMVGELVYTYDVK from the coding sequence TTGCTCACGTTGTCACGGCTGCTATCGCTATCAATACTGCTGAGCGCAGGTGGCTTAGCCTCTGGTGATTTTGTTGCGGTTGCCGCTGCCAAGGCCCAGTCCCAGGCCAAGGCGACCAAGACGGGTGTGAGCACTAAGACATGGGCGGGGCGTCCAAGGGGCAAAGGTGCAACGGCAGTGCCTCAGGCACAGGCCCCAGCAGTCGCACCCAAGCCGGTAAATGCTCCGGCGCCTGTAGCTCCGGCATCATGGACGGCGCCTGGTCAGGATGAAACCGAGGCACGTGAGTGGCGTGGCGAGCGCTTTGCTAAAAAACACGGCGGCCTTTTTGTTGGTCTGTCCCTGCAGCAACTAGCCGGTGGCAAAGGCCGGATCCCGGAGGTCCGCGTCATCGTCACCGACATCCAGCAGAGAGAGACGCATCTTCTGCGTCTGGATCCGAGTCGCCTGAGTGCAGCCGCACCGGGACAGATGTTCATTGCCGCAACAGGTAAGTACGCGATTAAGCGCATTGAAGTGATCGACGGTAGCGGTATTAAACGTAGCTGGAGCGGTGGTGACGATAGCTTCAAGTTTGCCGTCAAGAGCTACTGCCTTTCTAACCTAGGACGGTGGACCTTTACGCCCCAGGGTGCCAATGGCCTTGCGGTGACTTTTGAGTCCACTCCCAACACCTTCAAGGAACTGGGGCGGAGTCGCGAGGACAACAGTGTAGCCGCCGTCATTGATGGTACCTCCGGAGCGGTGCAGGCGATCTTTGCTGGCAAAAAAGCACTCTTTGGCGCGACCTCTGCCACCGATGGTAAGGGAGCCCCGAGTGGCGCCGGCGCGCGGCAGGACGTATCTGCATCTGGCCAGCTGGCAGGTTTACGTCTTAATGAATGGCACGGTGAGTACTTCGAAAAGAGTCGGGGGGCGTTTTTTATCAGCCTGAGCCTCCAAAACTTTCGCGGTGGTTTTACCAGCGAAGTCCAGGTCTATATGACCGACCTTTTGCACAACAATCCGGTCATGGTTAGCTTAGATCCGAGTCGTCAGCCAACATCCGTTGCTGGCCAGATTTGGATCGCGGCGACGGGCAAATACCGCCTCGATAAGATTGAGCTCGTCGATGGCACTGGGGCTAAGAGAACCTGGATGGGCGACGCCGATCAACAGCGCTACTCCGTGAAAAAGCAGTGCCTCTCAAACCTAGGAAGATGGATTGTTAGGCCCCAAGGTGCGGACGGACTAGCACTTACCTTTGAGCCCATTGCCAATCCCTTCAAAGAGCAGGGCAAAGATCGCAAGGATAGCTCGGTGGCAGCCGTGATCGATGGTAAGACTGGACTCGTGCAAGAGGTTTTTGCCGGCAAAAAGGCGATCAATAACGCCGAATCTGACAACTCCACGACGAACGAATTGCGCCGCAGCATCACGTTTACGCGTCAGATTTCCATGTTTTATAAGCTAGACCTCATGCGTCACAACTACCATGCCAAATCTATTGCCGCGATCCTTAACGCCAACGATGCGTCGGTGCGTCGGTGCTACACGGATCGACTCGATTTCAATGATAATTTGCGAGGTACTTTGAGCTTTACCTTTCTTCTGTCTAAACAATCAGGGACTATGGCCAAGCTTAAGCACACGGGCGGCTCGGCAAACGATCCGAAGTTAGCGGAATGTGTCTATCTAGCGCTCTCCAGTATGCAGTTTCCTGTTCCGGATAATATGGTGGGCGAGTTGGTTTATACTTACGACGTAAAATAG
- a CDS encoding OPT family oligopeptide transporter has protein sequence MHHDEARAWLRDVYQGDQVRQLSVRSVVSGMLIGAIMSISNLYVGLKTGWGLGVTITACIIAYGVFRALEAVVPHYRRNPFSILENNTMSSAASAAGYIASAGLTSAFPALYLTTGRLLTWWEMIGWLLSISILGVFMAVPLKRQLINIDKLPFPSGIATAETLRSMHSAGAESLGKARSLVWGAGIGAIVAFWRDGLGQFGAWLATKLDRPSLKETLENAAFPEHVPLFPGGGTLLERYSIGLEGSLIMIAAGAIMGIRVGVSLLLGSALCYCVIAPMLLADNIVEPGYKGIVSWTLWPSTALMVTSSMVSLGLKWRTILRALSGLKAAFNKDSGPVDPLAHIEVPTSWFVWGTLIAGGASVYLGHAWFGIAWWMGILAVVMTFFLAIVAARATGETDVTPIGAMGKITQLSYGIIAPSNMSTNLMTASITAGASSHAADLLTDLKSGYLLGANPRQQTIAQLFGVVAGSLLAVPVYTIVVKPELLGTAAMPAPSAKVWAGVAEMLAKGVSSLPAGALAAMIVGALLGVFLALGEAYLPERYRKWLPSATGLGIAGVIPAFNCLSMFIGSFLAWRLMKKKPETADRYLVTVSSGLIAGESLMGVAIILAAQGGGMIQEIMKAING, from the coding sequence ATGCACCACGACGAGGCGCGAGCCTGGCTTCGCGATGTTTATCAGGGCGACCAGGTACGCCAATTATCAGTCAGATCCGTAGTTAGCGGCATGCTTATCGGCGCCATTATGTCGATTTCCAACTTATACGTCGGGCTTAAGACAGGCTGGGGACTAGGCGTCACCATCACGGCTTGCATCATTGCTTACGGTGTCTTCCGCGCATTGGAAGCCGTGGTGCCCCATTATCGGCGCAATCCTTTTTCCATTCTAGAAAACAACACCATGTCCAGCGCTGCCAGCGCAGCAGGTTATATCGCCTCGGCTGGCCTAACCTCCGCCTTCCCGGCGCTCTATTTGACAACTGGGCGCCTGCTGACCTGGTGGGAGATGATTGGCTGGCTACTCTCCATCTCGATTCTTGGCGTATTCATGGCGGTGCCACTTAAGCGGCAGTTGATCAACATCGACAAGCTACCCTTTCCGTCGGGGATTGCCACGGCGGAGACGCTGCGGTCTATGCACTCAGCGGGCGCAGAATCTCTGGGCAAGGCACGCTCACTCGTTTGGGGTGCCGGCATCGGTGCCATCGTCGCGTTCTGGCGCGACGGCCTCGGACAATTTGGCGCTTGGCTCGCCACCAAACTTGATCGTCCCTCACTCAAGGAGACGCTCGAAAACGCTGCGTTCCCCGAGCATGTGCCGCTCTTTCCTGGCGGCGGTACTCTCCTCGAACGCTACTCGATCGGCCTTGAGGGCTCGTTGATTATGATTGCGGCAGGAGCCATCATGGGAATCCGCGTCGGCGTCTCCCTGCTGCTTGGATCGGCACTGTGCTACTGCGTCATTGCTCCCATGCTACTCGCCGACAACATCGTCGAGCCTGGCTACAAGGGCATAGTCTCGTGGACTCTGTGGCCATCGACAGCGTTGATGGTGACCTCCAGTATGGTATCTTTGGGCCTTAAATGGCGCACAATCCTGCGCGCACTCTCGGGACTGAAGGCAGCTTTTAACAAAGACTCGGGTCCGGTCGATCCCTTGGCACACATCGAAGTGCCGACGTCCTGGTTTGTGTGGGGCACCCTGATTGCAGGAGGTGCCTCCGTCTATCTGGGCCATGCGTGGTTTGGTATCGCGTGGTGGATGGGTATTCTAGCCGTTGTGATGACCTTTTTTCTAGCTATCGTGGCGGCGCGTGCAACTGGTGAGACGGATGTTACGCCGATTGGCGCGATGGGTAAAATCACCCAGTTATCCTACGGCATCATCGCTCCCTCGAACATGAGCACCAACCTCATGACGGCATCGATCACTGCGGGAGCGTCATCACACGCTGCCGACCTGCTGACCGATCTCAAATCAGGCTATTTGCTGGGTGCGAACCCGCGGCAGCAAACGATCGCTCAGCTCTTTGGTGTCGTTGCTGGTAGCTTACTGGCAGTGCCGGTCTATACCATCGTCGTTAAGCCCGAGCTGCTGGGTACCGCGGCTATGCCGGCCCCATCCGCAAAAGTTTGGGCTGGTGTTGCCGAAATGCTGGCTAAGGGCGTTAGCTCTCTGCCGGCTGGGGCGCTGGCCGCCATGATCGTTGGCGCTTTGCTTGGCGTGTTCCTGGCTCTTGGCGAAGCCTACCTGCCAGAGCGTTACCGCAAGTGGCTACCTTCGGCAACTGGACTAGGTATCGCTGGCGTCATCCCTGCCTTTAACTGCCTTTCGATGTTTATCGGCAGCTTCCTAGCCTGGCGTCTGATGAAGAAGAAACCAGAGACAGCGGATCGTTACTTAGTCACCGTATCGTCTGGTCTCATCGCAGGCGAATCGCTTATGGGTGTCGCCATCATTCTGGCAGCTCAGGGTGGCGGCATGATCCAAGAGATCATGAAGGCAATCAACGGCTGA
- a CDS encoding SDR family oxidoreductase yields MQLMEPSMTKKWAIVTGATAGIGRAIAQQLAEQHSYNLVLVARSETALSSLKNAWEKSGIEVQVMPLDLSLEAAPEQLARFTDEQGIVPEVLVNNAGIGCHGRFLETDLAAQIKMLRLNVEALVQLSYLYGQRMVERKHGYIMQVASTAAFQPLPFYGLYAGTKSLVVSFSKTLNFEYSTHGVSSTAVCPGPTATNFFDNKASVTTEDLKKLFMSADAVARLGIAAMFDRREVCITGGVNKLGTIAGKMVPSRLMMKSLASVMR; encoded by the coding sequence ATGCAGCTAATGGAGCCATCCATGACCAAGAAGTGGGCTATCGTCACCGGGGCAACCGCAGGAATCGGACGCGCCATTGCGCAGCAGCTTGCTGAACAACATAGCTACAATTTGGTCTTGGTGGCGCGTTCGGAAACGGCGCTGAGTTCCTTAAAGAACGCCTGGGAAAAGTCCGGCATTGAGGTCCAGGTGATGCCGCTTGATTTGAGCCTCGAGGCTGCACCTGAGCAGCTAGCGAGATTCACCGATGAGCAAGGCATTGTTCCTGAGGTTCTGGTCAATAATGCGGGCATTGGCTGCCATGGTCGCTTTCTCGAAACTGATTTAGCCGCGCAAATTAAAATGCTGCGGCTGAATGTCGAGGCTCTGGTGCAGCTGTCCTACCTCTACGGTCAGCGCATGGTTGAACGTAAGCACGGTTATATCATGCAAGTGGCATCGACAGCGGCCTTTCAGCCTCTGCCTTTCTATGGGCTTTATGCCGGGACCAAGAGTCTAGTCGTCAGTTTTTCTAAAACGTTGAACTTTGAGTACAGTACCCACGGTGTAAGCTCGACGGCGGTGTGTCCCGGACCAACGGCAACAAACTTTTTCGATAACAAAGCGTCGGTGACGACAGAAGATTTAAAGAAGCTCTTCATGTCTGCTGATGCCGTTGCCCGACTTGGAATTGCAGCGATGTTTGACCGTCGCGAAGTGTGCATCACCGGAGGTGTCAATAAACTGGGCACGATCGCCGGCAAGATGGTGCCCAGTCGTTTGATGATGAAGTCTCTTGCTAGCGTGATGCGTTAG
- the pruA gene encoding L-glutamate gamma-semialdehyde dehydrogenase, with amino-acid sequence MANGLFTVPPPVNEPVLNYAPGSPERAALKTELKRQSSDQVDIPLVIKGKEVRSQAAGQVTMPHKHQHVIAKFHNATSSDVDAAINAAVTVQKEWSRLAWQDRAAVFLKAADLLSGKYRQVMNAATMLGQSKTCYQAEIDAACELADFWRFNVHFMTELYRDQPISPAGVWNRTVGRGLEGFVFAVSPFNFTSIALNLPTAPALMGCGVVWKPAATGLAGAWVGMQILREAGLPDGVVNMISGDPVAISAQALANQHLAGVHFTGSTAVFNSMWQTVGQNINNYRTYPRLVGETGGKDFVFAHPSADAQALVTALVRGAFEYQGQKCSAASRAYVPRSLWAKVKDDLVSQVSSLKMGDPADFTNFLAAVIDSRAFARLKGAVDYAKQSTAAKILVGGETDDSVGYFIKPTVVVTEDPKFRTMSEELFGPVLTIYVYDDQQLDETLKLADETSPYALTGAIFAQDRQAIVKLTTALEQTAGNFYINDKPTGAVVGQQPFGGARASGTNDKAGSKLNLVRWMSQRTIKETFVPPTQYAYPHMHEA; translated from the coding sequence ATGGCCAACGGGCTTTTCACAGTTCCCCCCCCAGTCAACGAACCGGTTCTCAATTATGCCCCTGGTAGTCCAGAGCGTGCCGCGCTCAAGACCGAACTCAAGAGGCAATCGTCGGATCAGGTCGATATCCCGCTGGTCATCAAAGGCAAAGAGGTCCGCTCACAGGCCGCAGGCCAGGTCACGATGCCGCACAAGCATCAGCATGTGATCGCTAAGTTCCACAATGCGACGTCCTCGGATGTGGACGCGGCCATCAACGCAGCCGTTACCGTACAAAAAGAGTGGTCACGCTTAGCTTGGCAAGACCGAGCGGCCGTATTTCTTAAAGCTGCCGATCTCTTGAGTGGTAAATACCGGCAGGTCATGAATGCCGCAACCATGCTCGGCCAGAGCAAGACTTGTTATCAGGCTGAAATTGACGCTGCCTGTGAGCTCGCAGATTTCTGGCGCTTCAACGTGCATTTCATGACGGAACTCTACCGTGATCAGCCAATTTCGCCAGCCGGTGTGTGGAACCGCACAGTGGGGCGTGGGCTTGAGGGCTTTGTCTTTGCTGTTAGCCCCTTCAACTTCACGTCGATTGCGCTCAACTTGCCAACGGCCCCAGCCCTCATGGGCTGCGGCGTGGTGTGGAAGCCAGCGGCCACCGGACTTGCTGGCGCCTGGGTTGGGATGCAGATACTGCGTGAGGCCGGGCTACCAGACGGCGTCGTCAACATGATTAGCGGAGATCCCGTCGCTATTAGTGCACAGGCGCTTGCCAATCAGCACTTAGCTGGCGTTCATTTCACGGGATCCACAGCGGTGTTCAATAGCATGTGGCAGACCGTCGGCCAGAACATCAACAACTACCGCACCTATCCGCGCCTGGTAGGCGAGACTGGCGGCAAGGACTTTGTCTTTGCCCATCCGTCGGCCGACGCTCAGGCCTTGGTCACCGCGCTCGTGCGCGGCGCCTTTGAGTATCAGGGGCAAAAATGCAGTGCGGCGTCGCGCGCTTACGTGCCACGCAGTCTCTGGGCCAAAGTTAAGGACGACTTGGTGAGCCAGGTCAGCAGTCTCAAGATGGGAGATCCTGCCGACTTCACGAATTTCCTAGCCGCAGTGATCGATAGCCGTGCCTTTGCGCGGCTCAAAGGCGCCGTCGATTACGCTAAGCAGTCGACTGCAGCGAAGATCCTCGTTGGTGGAGAGACAGACGACTCTGTTGGCTACTTCATCAAGCCGACCGTCGTTGTGACGGAAGATCCCAAATTCCGTACCATGAGCGAGGAGCTCTTTGGTCCGGTGCTGACGATTTACGTCTACGACGACCAGCAATTGGACGAGACGCTGAAACTCGCCGACGAGACCTCTCCCTATGCTCTAACGGGTGCCATCTTTGCCCAAGATCGCCAGGCGATTGTCAAACTGACGACGGCACTAGAGCAGACTGCAGGTAACTTCTACATCAATGATAAACCTACGGGTGCCGTCGTTGGGCAGCAGCCATTTGGTGGGGCCCGCGCCTCCGGCACTAATGATAAAGCTGGCAGCAAACTTAACCTGGTGCGCTGGATGAGTCAGCGTACGATCAAGGAAACGTTCGTTCCACCCACGCAATATGCATATCCCCATATGCACGAGGCGTGA
- a CDS encoding J domain-containing protein, which produces MAKTSESKSESADRLVNDWFLTAIVHDGPVASCLDAVIAELDSRRMFVDTIRKSLSGETLQVDAVTDLSQRIRALENTLRFRLPMLTVERPSAWFRAPAATTTGPFQAALLSEPVFAPYDGALVSQVEQALVKSWQMRDASSLPFAEDQPCLWTTLLRHNARLEQICKLPVPFVGLRLDELPDGLPTELQCRSVCSFLTNVRGELIAARERLSNCYQQLRECSLRLWLVQRREAMEQDVRRQRSQRGAQDIRDEFRRRRSQASTAAPLLAPADLEALRFMGFAALPAPGDLRQRYIAMAKKLHPDLQGGDDQGFKLLVNAYNRLTARVEA; this is translated from the coding sequence ATGGCCAAGACCTCTGAGTCCAAAAGTGAATCCGCCGATCGGCTAGTCAACGACTGGTTTCTGACGGCTATCGTCCATGACGGCCCAGTCGCTTCATGCTTGGATGCTGTCATTGCCGAGCTCGATAGTCGCCGTATGTTTGTCGATACGATACGCAAGTCACTTAGCGGCGAGACTCTGCAAGTTGATGCAGTGACTGATCTCAGTCAAAGGATCCGTGCACTCGAAAATACACTGAGATTTAGACTCCCAATGCTGACGGTGGAGCGTCCTAGTGCGTGGTTCAGGGCGCCAGCTGCGACGACCACGGGTCCCTTTCAGGCGGCCTTGCTTAGTGAACCGGTGTTTGCTCCCTACGACGGAGCACTTGTCTCGCAGGTTGAACAAGCTTTAGTCAAATCCTGGCAGATGCGGGACGCGAGCAGCTTACCATTCGCTGAGGATCAACCTTGCCTATGGACAACCTTACTTAGACACAACGCGCGTTTAGAGCAGATTTGTAAGTTACCGGTGCCGTTCGTCGGTTTGCGGCTTGATGAGTTACCCGACGGCTTACCGACGGAACTACAATGTCGCTCGGTATGTTCCTTTCTCACCAACGTCCGCGGTGAGCTGATAGCGGCACGTGAGCGACTCAGCAATTGCTATCAGCAGCTGCGCGAGTGCAGTCTACGTCTTTGGTTAGTCCAGAGGCGCGAGGCCATGGAGCAAGACGTGCGCCGCCAGCGCTCGCAGCGCGGGGCGCAGGATATTCGTGACGAGTTTAGGCGGCGACGTTCACAGGCGTCTACCGCCGCGCCTTTGCTCGCACCGGCTGATCTTGAAGCATTGCGCTTCATGGGGTTCGCTGCATTACCTGCTCCAGGTGATCTGCGGCAGCGCTATATCGCCATGGCTAAAAAGCTGCATCCCGATCTCCAGGGTGGTGATGACCAAGGCTTCAAGCTGTTAGTCAATGCCTATAATAGACTGACGGCAAGAGTTGAGGCGTGA
- a CDS encoding peroxiredoxin, whose translation MSVLVGKNAPEFKAEAVVNGDFKSVSLSDYRGKYVLLFFYPLDFTFVCPTELHAFQDKLEQFKKLNTEVLGVSVDSKFSHLAWLNTKREDGGIEGVKYPLISDINKTIARDYDVLIPNDGVALRGAFLIDKTGKVRQQTINDLPLGRNIDEFLRLVEALQYTEEHGEVCPANWKKGEKSMKTTQDGLKAYFKK comes from the coding sequence ATGTCCGTTCTAGTCGGAAAGAATGCCCCCGAGTTTAAAGCAGAGGCCGTAGTCAACGGTGATTTCAAATCCGTCAGCCTGTCTGACTACCGTGGTAAGTACGTCCTTCTATTCTTCTACCCACTCGACTTCACCTTCGTGTGCCCGACGGAGCTACACGCGTTCCAAGACAAACTGGAGCAGTTCAAGAAGTTGAACACTGAGGTCCTCGGCGTATCGGTCGATAGTAAGTTCTCGCACTTGGCTTGGCTCAACACCAAGCGCGAAGATGGCGGTATCGAGGGCGTCAAGTATCCCCTCATCTCTGACATCAATAAGACCATCGCTCGCGATTACGACGTGCTGATTCCTAACGATGGCGTTGCACTGCGCGGCGCATTCCTCATCGACAAAACTGGCAAAGTGCGTCAGCAAACGATCAATGACCTGCCACTGGGTCGTAACATCGATGAGTTCTTGCGCCTTGTCGAAGCTCTTCAGTACACGGAAGAGCACGGCGAAGTTTGCCCAGCCAACTGGAAAAAAGGCGAGAAGTCGATGAAGACCACGCAAGATGGTCTCAAAGCATACTTCAAGAAGTGA
- a CDS encoding radical SAM protein yields MPNYRRAYVEISNICNLQCHFCPEVERQKQVMTAEQFATLAPQIAPLVDEVCLHLMGEPLNHPELASIIDICTRARLPINLTTNGVLLTGSRKDLLLSPILRQVNISVHSFEANFPTREVDPYLERILSFADEAEKVRPDLYINLRLWDLKVGDEPAPSNQRIRAILEDRYKVDLSPAAINIKRRKQARLRGRLSAHFDSRFVWPSPALPKRSEQGFCHGLSSHFGIHANGTVVPCCLDKEAVINLGNSFTQPLNDILGSDRAERIRSGFQLGVLREELCQKCPFIARFDKKAKKLHAAAPV; encoded by the coding sequence ATGCCTAATTACAGGCGTGCCTACGTCGAAATAAGCAACATATGTAACTTGCAGTGCCACTTTTGCCCTGAGGTAGAGCGGCAAAAGCAGGTCATGACTGCTGAACAGTTTGCGACGTTAGCCCCGCAGATTGCCCCGTTAGTCGACGAGGTTTGCCTCCATCTAATGGGGGAGCCCCTCAATCATCCCGAGCTAGCATCGATTATCGATATCTGCACCAGGGCAAGATTACCAATCAATTTGACCACTAATGGTGTGCTACTCACAGGTTCTCGCAAAGACCTGTTACTTTCGCCTATATTGCGCCAAGTGAATATTTCAGTGCACAGTTTTGAGGCGAACTTTCCGACGAGAGAGGTGGATCCCTATTTGGAGCGGATTCTCTCCTTTGCCGACGAGGCGGAAAAGGTTAGGCCAGACCTTTACATAAATCTTCGGCTCTGGGATCTCAAAGTGGGCGATGAGCCTGCACCAAGCAATCAGCGAATTCGTGCGATTCTTGAAGATCGCTATAAAGTTGACCTATCTCCAGCTGCAATCAATATCAAGCGTCGTAAGCAGGCGCGACTCCGCGGCCGCCTTTCCGCTCATTTTGATTCACGATTTGTGTGGCCATCGCCAGCACTGCCTAAAAGATCGGAGCAGGGATTCTGTCACGGTCTGAGTAGTCACTTTGGTATCCACGCCAACGGAACAGTGGTCCCTTGCTGCCTTGATAAAGAGGCGGTGATTAATCTGGGTAACAGTTTCACACAACCTCTGAACGATATTCTTGGCAGCGATCGTGCGGAGCGTATACGCTCTGGTTTTCAGTTGGGTGTACTCCGCGAGGAGCTCTGTCAAAAATGTCCTTTCATTGCGCGATTTGACAAGAAGGCGAAGAAACTTCACGCAGCCGCACCCGTTTAA